Proteins encoded by one window of Bacillus sp. DTU_2020_1000418_1_SI_GHA_SEK_038:
- a CDS encoding xanthine dehydrogenase family protein molybdopterin-binding subunit: MKQMNEQNNSKDLNWIGKRVKRIDGPEKVTGELKYMTDYQFDNMVWGKVLRAKYPHARIKSIEIEKAEQLPGVVCVLTHKDIPGFNGFGIVIPDQPVLCSDIVRCTGDAVALVAAETEEIAEQALALIEVDYEPLEFVIDAEKAMTPSSTKLHPDGNIHSHVIIKNGDTDKAFKEADIIVENTFYSPRQMHAFIETEGGWGVMDEEGYITIRCPGQYAHRDRAQIARALAYNPERIRVISSPIGGAFGGKDEITVQIYLGLLAMYTNGRPVKIHLSREESVIAGIKRHPFKVQMKTAARKDGTLIANEVRAVADTGAYASLGGAVIALAIEHSCGPYKIPNVNLEGFCVYTNNGIAGAFRGFGVNQVCMGIETHMDMIAEKLGMDPIEIRKKNVYHQGEMSSLGHIVQSSVGTYKTLEAAENCDLWKNREKYKNEVSEPWKKRGVSLATSFHGIGMGIGLPDYGAASIELLPDGKFLVAVGCEEIGGGNSTAYAQVAAELLNCDIHLIKVVQGDTLQTLDSGTVTASRSTYTGGRAVATAAPKMVSLLAETAAEILNVPLESVEIKQNCLVSNGESLTYQQIYNYLHEQHRNTRIEGHFILPKEKTEIKGSGGAPHHLYGYLTHVVMVEVDTLTGETDVLHVVSIPDAGKVINPQGLEGQAEGGAVMGIGYTLYEDIVIENGYHKTKNFTDYIIPTIRETPIIETIPVEDAPEKSGPFGAKGIGEVVMIPIIAAIMSAIYDATGARIFHLPATPERIFNALKDLKKQKAHSTR; this comes from the coding sequence ATGAAACAGATGAATGAACAGAACAATAGCAAGGATTTAAATTGGATTGGAAAAAGAGTAAAAAGAATTGATGGACCTGAGAAAGTAACAGGTGAATTGAAATACATGACTGATTACCAATTTGACAATATGGTTTGGGGAAAGGTTCTGCGCGCCAAATATCCTCATGCAAGAATAAAGTCTATTGAAATCGAAAAAGCTGAACAGCTTCCTGGTGTAGTTTGTGTATTAACACATAAGGATATCCCTGGCTTCAACGGCTTTGGAATCGTTATCCCAGACCAGCCTGTACTATGTTCTGATATTGTTCGCTGCACAGGTGATGCGGTAGCGTTAGTTGCAGCAGAAACTGAAGAGATTGCTGAACAAGCATTGGCTTTAATTGAAGTTGATTATGAACCGCTTGAGTTCGTTATAGATGCAGAAAAAGCGATGACCCCTTCATCAACTAAATTGCATCCGGATGGGAATATTCATAGTCATGTCATTATCAAAAATGGCGATACTGATAAAGCATTTAAGGAAGCAGATATTATTGTTGAGAATACTTTCTACTCCCCTCGACAAATGCACGCTTTTATCGAAACAGAAGGCGGATGGGGCGTGATGGATGAGGAAGGGTATATTACTATTCGCTGTCCAGGACAATATGCCCACCGTGATCGGGCGCAAATCGCACGCGCCCTTGCATACAACCCTGAAAGAATTCGGGTCATTTCCAGCCCGATAGGCGGTGCCTTTGGAGGCAAAGATGAAATTACTGTGCAAATATACCTAGGTCTTCTTGCTATGTATACAAATGGGCGTCCAGTAAAGATCCATTTAAGCCGGGAAGAATCAGTAATCGCTGGAATCAAGAGACATCCATTTAAAGTGCAAATGAAAACAGCTGCAAGAAAGGACGGTACTTTAATCGCCAATGAAGTAAGAGCAGTAGCTGACACGGGTGCTTATGCATCATTAGGCGGTGCTGTTATCGCTCTAGCCATTGAACACTCATGCGGTCCTTATAAAATTCCGAACGTAAACCTAGAAGGGTTCTGTGTATACACAAATAATGGCATTGCGGGTGCCTTTAGGGGCTTTGGCGTTAATCAGGTATGCATGGGAATTGAAACTCATATGGACATGATAGCCGAAAAGCTAGGCATGGATCCGATTGAAATTCGAAAGAAAAATGTCTATCACCAAGGCGAAATGTCCAGTTTAGGCCATATCGTCCAATCAAGCGTTGGCACGTATAAAACGCTTGAAGCGGCGGAAAATTGTGATCTCTGGAAAAACCGTGAAAAGTATAAAAATGAAGTAAGTGAACCATGGAAAAAACGAGGTGTTTCCCTAGCTACATCCTTTCACGGAATTGGCATGGGAATTGGACTGCCTGACTACGGTGCTGCTTCCATTGAACTACTTCCGGATGGGAAGTTTTTAGTGGCAGTTGGCTGCGAAGAGATTGGCGGAGGAAATAGCACTGCCTATGCACAAGTGGCGGCCGAACTATTAAATTGTGATATTCACCTAATTAAAGTCGTTCAAGGCGACACGCTTCAAACACTTGATAGCGGAACAGTAACCGCCTCCCGTTCCACTTATACAGGAGGTAGAGCAGTTGCAACAGCAGCACCGAAAATGGTAAGTCTCTTAGCCGAAACGGCAGCTGAGATACTTAACGTACCTCTAGAAAGTGTTGAAATTAAACAAAACTGCCTTGTATCCAATGGAGAAAGCTTAACTTATCAACAAATATACAATTACCTTCATGAACAGCATCGAAATACTAGAATTGAAGGACATTTTATTCTTCCAAAAGAAAAGACTGAAATTAAAGGATCTGGGGGAGCCCCTCACCATCTGTACGGGTACTTAACCCATGTTGTTATGGTTGAGGTAGATACATTGACCGGGGAAACAGATGTTCTACACGTAGTATCTATTCCTGATGCAGGAAAGGTCATTAACCCGCAAGGACTTGAAGGTCAAGCTGAGGGCGGTGCAGTAATGGGCATTGGCTATACGCTATATGAAGATATAGTGATTGAAAACGGTTATCACAAAACGAAAAATTTTACAGACTATATCATTCCGACCATTAGAGAAACACCTATTATTGAAACGATTCCAGTTGAAGATGCCCCTGAAAAATCAGGTCCATTTGGAGCGAAAGGAATTGGAGAGGTCGTCATGATTCCAATAATTGCTGCCATCATGTCAGCTATTTATGATGCTACTGGAGCAAGAATCTTCCATTTACCTGCTACACCGGAAAGAATTTTTAATGCATTAAAAGATCTGAAAAAACAAAAGGCTCATTCTACTAGGTGA
- a CDS encoding cysteine hydrolase yields MELRGKKHCVVVIDMLNDFIGEKATLRCENGEKIVPKIRELIDFAHEQNIQVVHVQEAHRKNDRDFRVRPVHAIKGTWGSEFIPELQPEEDKGDYVVQKRRHSAFSYTDFDLFLREEEIDTVVLTGVWTNVCVRSTASDALYHGYNVICISDGTASQDNDMHVSGLRDIDIFGDIMTTEEYKEAAKNKFSLDEKVV; encoded by the coding sequence GTGGAACTCAGAGGAAAAAAACATTGTGTCGTTGTTATCGATATGCTTAATGATTTCATTGGGGAAAAAGCAACTCTACGCTGTGAAAATGGGGAAAAGATTGTTCCCAAAATTAGAGAACTAATTGATTTTGCTCATGAGCAAAATATTCAAGTAGTCCATGTACAGGAGGCACACCGGAAAAATGACCGGGATTTCCGTGTAAGACCTGTTCATGCCATAAAAGGTACTTGGGGTTCAGAATTTATTCCTGAACTGCAGCCTGAAGAGGATAAAGGCGATTATGTCGTTCAGAAGAGAAGACATAGCGCATTTAGCTACACTGACTTTGATCTTTTCTTAAGAGAAGAAGAGATTGATACAGTTGTTCTAACTGGCGTATGGACAAATGTCTGTGTTCGCAGTACAGCATCTGATGCACTTTACCATGGATATAACGTGATCTGTATTTCCGATGGTACTGCCTCTCAAGATAATGATATGCATGTTTCCGGATTAAGAGATATTGATATCTTCGGAGACATCATGACAACAGAAGAATATAAAGAAGCAGCGAAAAATAAATTCTCCCTAGACGAAAAGGTTGTTTAA
- a CDS encoding Na-translocating system protein MpsC family protein: MSIISIHTHQSLKKDIAHLYNRVNQEIHGVGVKKQRIEIFDDRLIIFAQHKRVEALQTLSKNFQHLTISVDSALIVEFKSLFKCQIEETLPFKVKTILKDYDPVTEEACTIIYFKE; encoded by the coding sequence ATGTCTATTATTTCTATACATACCCATCAATCATTGAAAAAAGATATTGCTCATCTTTATAATCGTGTTAACCAGGAAATTCATGGTGTTGGTGTAAAGAAACAGAGAATTGAAATTTTTGATGACAGATTAATTATTTTTGCCCAGCATAAACGAGTAGAGGCTTTACAGACGCTAAGCAAGAATTTTCAACATTTGACCATTTCGGTTGATTCAGCATTAATTGTTGAATTTAAATCGTTATTTAAATGTCAAATTGAAGAGACGCTTCCTTTTAAAGTGAAAACCATTTTAAAAGATTATGATCCTGTTACGGAAGAGGCATGTACAATCATTTATTTTAAAGAATAA
- a CDS encoding EutN/CcmL family microcompartment protein — MHMGIVVGRVTATRKDENLVGTKLLITQPIGLDGQVLPNPIITVDTVGAGIGERVIYVTGSMASRAIRNKDAPVDAAIIGIIDSLEGTMTGG, encoded by the coding sequence ATGCACATGGGAATAGTGGTTGGCCGGGTAACTGCTACGAGAAAAGATGAAAATCTAGTAGGGACGAAGCTATTAATTACACAGCCGATTGGATTAGATGGACAGGTACTGCCAAATCCCATTATTACCGTTGATACTGTTGGAGCCGGCATAGGTGAAAGAGTGATCTATGTAACTGGAAGCATGGCTTCACGAGCGATCAGGAATAAAGATGCACCCGTAGATGCTGCAATTATTGGAATCATTGATAGTTTGGAAGGAACGATGACAGGAGGTTAA
- a CDS encoding (2Fe-2S)-binding protein, translated as MRTINFTVNGSPCAVSCPPAKTLLDVLREDLKLTASKECCGKGECGSCSVLLNGEVVCSCLILAGQVENQEIVTCEGVGLTSNMDVIQESFVVEGATQCGYCTPGIIVSARAFLNGIDYVPSTDQIKTALGGNLCRCTGYTKIIKAIQTAAEKEKKIIGNVTT; from the coding sequence ATGAGAACAATAAACTTTACTGTTAATGGCTCACCCTGTGCTGTTTCATGCCCGCCGGCCAAAACCTTGCTGGACGTATTAAGAGAGGATCTAAAGCTGACGGCCAGTAAGGAATGCTGTGGCAAAGGGGAATGCGGATCATGCTCAGTACTATTAAATGGGGAAGTTGTCTGTTCCTGTTTAATTCTTGCAGGTCAAGTTGAAAATCAAGAAATAGTAACCTGTGAAGGTGTCGGATTAACATCAAATATGGATGTTATCCAAGAATCCTTTGTAGTAGAGGGTGCCACTCAATGCGGGTATTGCACGCCAGGCATAATTGTTTCAGCAAGAGCCTTTCTTAATGGAATCGATTATGTGCCAAGTACAGATCAAATTAAAACAGCACTTGGGGGGAATCTTTGCCGATGCACTGGTTATACAAAAATCATTAAGGCCATTCAAACTGCTGCTGAAAAGGAAAAGAAAATAATTGGAAATGTAACTACGTAA
- a CDS encoding BMC domain-containing protein, whose translation MEMKAIGMIETRGLTAAIEALDSMAKAANVSLVDLKRVGSGLVTVIVEGDVAAVTAAVEVGKTANSKTGGELVSFNVIPRPHSELAKIL comes from the coding sequence ATGGAAATGAAGGCAATCGGGATGATTGAAACAAGGGGATTAACAGCTGCTATAGAAGCACTTGATTCCATGGCCAAAGCAGCCAATGTTAGTTTAGTAGATTTAAAACGGGTCGGTTCTGGTTTAGTGACTGTGATTGTAGAAGGAGATGTTGCAGCTGTAACTGCCGCTGTAGAAGTAGGAAAAACTGCTAATTCTAAGACCGGAGGAGAGTTAGTATCCTTTAATGTCATTCCTCGTCCGCATTCGGAGCTTGCTAAGATTCTCTAG
- a CDS encoding BMC domain-containing protein — MQALGLIETVGYLTAVSAADAAVKAADVEIVGIEKVIGVNGYLGVTVHFSGDVAAVKSAVDAGKEAADRVGKVISFHVIPRAHNEVASKLLPHFKLEEKSLIKREDIGENAEKAEVKGKNIKGSTKKGTTKKVENDATENSQSEEDNNKSN, encoded by the coding sequence TTGCAAGCACTAGGATTAATTGAAACAGTAGGATATTTAACAGCTGTTTCTGCTGCAGACGCTGCAGTTAAAGCCGCGGATGTGGAAATTGTAGGCATCGAAAAAGTAATTGGCGTAAATGGGTATCTGGGTGTTACGGTCCATTTCAGCGGGGACGTTGCCGCAGTTAAATCTGCTGTGGATGCTGGGAAAGAAGCGGCAGATCGTGTCGGAAAGGTTATTTCCTTTCATGTGATTCCAAGGGCTCACAACGAAGTAGCAAGTAAACTTTTACCTCATTTTAAACTTGAAGAAAAGAGTTTAATTAAGAGGGAAGACATTGGGGAAAACGCGGAGAAAGCTGAAGTAAAGGGAAAAAATATAAAAGGATCAACGAAAAAGGGAACCACTAAAAAAGTGGAAAATGATGCAACGGAAAATAGTCAATCAGAGGAAGACAATAACAAATCAAATTAA
- a CDS encoding UbiD family decarboxylase, with protein MIPVTMRALLDDWENRGLLYRIKREVDPRYELGAVVNTKNGKQPFLFEKVKGYQSAMAAGLGGDRELVADSMGIHASELIPKIIDSIVNPIPTTLKETGPVQENLVTGDFDLADLFPIPTFHEGDSGAYYVSGILVVKDITGKKRYTSIRRMQYLGGNRTNILITSPELLEQYSYFEKNGEPMEVAVMFGVVPAVVLSSQISTHLYHTDKLDVAGALLGQSLDVVRCKTVDLDVLAEAEIVFEGRMLPNEREMEGPFGELAGYYGFRSPQPIVEISAVTYRNQAINQTIFPSSYEERLPMALVREATLLSTVRQVVPNIKGVHIPMGGVARYHAVIQIEKKSEGDGKQAALAAFASDKDLKHVVVVNDDVDIFDSEDVEWAIATRVQASNDVFIVPGAKGSPLESSHNLRGVSDKMGIDATYPLGEEEMFRRTSIPIEVNLEDYL; from the coding sequence ATGATACCTGTAACAATGAGAGCATTATTAGATGACTGGGAGAATAGAGGCCTTCTATATCGCATTAAACGAGAAGTAGATCCCCGCTATGAATTAGGTGCTGTTGTGAATACGAAAAATGGAAAGCAGCCATTCCTCTTTGAAAAAGTCAAAGGGTATCAATCAGCAATGGCAGCAGGATTAGGCGGAGATCGTGAGCTAGTTGCTGATAGCATGGGAATACATGCTTCGGAACTGATCCCTAAAATCATTGACTCTATTGTTAATCCAATCCCTACAACTTTAAAAGAAACTGGACCTGTGCAAGAAAATTTAGTAACAGGCGATTTCGATTTAGCTGACCTGTTTCCCATCCCAACCTTTCATGAGGGGGATTCAGGTGCCTATTATGTATCGGGAATACTTGTTGTAAAGGATATTACAGGCAAGAAAAGGTATACATCTATAAGGAGAATGCAATATCTAGGCGGAAATAGAACTAATATATTAATCACTTCCCCAGAGTTATTGGAACAGTATTCATATTTTGAAAAAAATGGTGAACCAATGGAAGTGGCGGTTATGTTTGGGGTAGTGCCAGCAGTCGTACTAAGTTCACAAATTAGCACTCACCTATATCATACGGATAAATTAGATGTCGCAGGCGCTTTACTTGGACAATCCTTAGATGTTGTTCGCTGTAAGACCGTTGATTTAGACGTTTTGGCAGAAGCGGAGATTGTGTTTGAGGGAAGGATGTTGCCGAATGAGCGTGAAATGGAGGGGCCATTTGGAGAGTTGGCTGGATATTATGGGTTTAGATCACCTCAGCCAATAGTCGAAATATCTGCTGTAACCTATAGGAATCAGGCCATTAACCAGACCATTTTCCCTTCAAGCTATGAGGAAAGACTGCCAATGGCTCTCGTTAGGGAAGCGACCTTATTAAGTACTGTTAGACAAGTCGTTCCAAATATTAAAGGTGTACATATTCCTATGGGAGGTGTTGCTCGCTACCATGCTGTCATACAAATCGAGAAAAAATCTGAAGGTGATGGAAAGCAAGCGGCACTTGCGGCATTTGCTAGTGATAAAGATTTAAAGCATGTCGTTGTCGTAAATGATGATGTTGATATTTTCGATTCTGAGGATGTTGAATGGGCGATCGCAACTAGGGTTCAGGCCTCTAATGATGTTTTCATTGTACCTGGAGCTAAAGGTTCTCCACTCGAATCCTCCCATAACCTAAGAGGTGTTTCCGATAAAATGGGAATAGACGCTACATATCCTTTAGGTGAGGAAGAAATGTTTAGAAGAACATCCATTCCAATTGAAGTCAATCTTGAAGATTATTTATAG
- a CDS encoding dihydroorotase produces MDLILKNANIPQGDRQVLTNILVNDGKIVGYSNDISFLNASKVIDVEGKLVVPGCIDPHTHFMDPGFTHRETFATGSRSAAAGGLTTIIDMPCCSKPSVRDGDSFQKKIGPIRDQAYIDYCFWGGMTGEDAREGWIDNIYPQIDEGVVAFKVYMTPSVPTFPRVSDAEMLEIFKHVAKTGLPIGVHAENYDICTFNSKKLEKEGRLDGPAWAEARSSLAEKVAIELILSFAEATDARVHVVHMSTKEGVELVRAAKKRGIKVTAETCPHYLVLNAQDSMSERGSYAKIAPPLRGKEDNDSHWQALADGTIDFVGTDHAPYEIATEKDYPGATIWNTFPGIPGVETMVPILVSEGLNKGRLSLSRFVEVTSRNAAIHYGIYPKKGSMEIGSDADFTIIDLEKEYIIDEQKTESMAKYNPLHGLKLKGKPVQTIIRGNVVFDEDNGGIIGEAGYGEYVPRQSIQRLERTLKYEKFEGVKVETKEAVPQN; encoded by the coding sequence ATGGATTTAATTCTGAAAAATGCGAATATTCCACAAGGAGATCGTCAAGTATTGACGAATATACTAGTAAATGATGGAAAAATTGTCGGTTATTCCAATGACATTAGCTTTTTAAACGCTTCGAAGGTTATTGATGTTGAAGGAAAACTAGTTGTTCCGGGCTGTATTGATCCACATACTCATTTTATGGATCCAGGCTTTACCCATCGAGAAACATTTGCAACAGGAAGCAGATCAGCAGCAGCTGGCGGATTAACAACCATCATCGATATGCCTTGCTGCAGTAAGCCTTCTGTTCGTGACGGTGATAGCTTCCAAAAGAAAATTGGTCCAATCCGTGATCAGGCTTATATTGATTATTGCTTCTGGGGGGGCATGACTGGAGAGGATGCACGTGAGGGATGGATTGATAATATTTATCCGCAAATAGATGAAGGAGTCGTTGCTTTTAAAGTATATATGACACCTTCCGTACCAACATTCCCAAGAGTTTCGGATGCCGAAATGCTAGAAATCTTTAAGCATGTTGCCAAAACAGGACTGCCAATTGGTGTACATGCTGAAAACTATGATATTTGTACATTTAACTCTAAGAAGCTAGAGAAAGAAGGGCGACTTGATGGTCCTGCTTGGGCAGAGGCACGTTCCAGTTTGGCAGAAAAGGTTGCAATTGAATTAATTCTCAGTTTTGCTGAGGCAACAGATGCCCGTGTCCATGTCGTGCATATGAGTACAAAAGAGGGAGTTGAGCTTGTTAGGGCTGCTAAGAAACGCGGGATAAAAGTTACTGCGGAAACTTGCCCTCATTACCTCGTACTGAACGCACAGGATTCAATGTCAGAACGTGGTTCATATGCAAAAATTGCCCCTCCATTGCGCGGCAAGGAAGACAATGATTCTCACTGGCAGGCACTTGCCGATGGAACAATCGATTTCGTTGGAACTGACCACGCTCCATATGAAATAGCAACAGAAAAAGATTATCCAGGAGCGACTATTTGGAATACTTTCCCTGGTATTCCAGGGGTAGAAACAATGGTTCCTATCCTAGTTAGTGAAGGACTAAATAAAGGCCGTCTATCCCTATCTCGTTTCGTTGAGGTTACGAGCCGGAACGCTGCCATTCATTATGGCATTTATCCGAAAAAGGGTTCAATGGAAATTGGCAGTGACGCTGACTTTACGATCATCGACCTTGAAAAGGAATATATCATTGATGAACAAAAAACAGAATCAATGGCGAAGTATAATCCTTTACATGGTTTGAAATTAAAAGGAAAGCCAGTACAGACAATTATCCGCGGTAACGTTGTTTTTGATGAAGATAACGGTGGAATTATTGGTGAAGCTGGATATGGAGAGTACGTGCCGCGTCAAAGTATCCAGAGACTCGAAAGAACATTAAAATATGAAAAATTTGAGGGAGTAAAGGTAGAAACGAAGGAAGCTGTTCCACAAAATTGA
- a CDS encoding nucleotidyltransferase family protein — translation MQVSAILLSAGLSSRMRPLPHKGLLKWKGKTLIEHQIQMLLNSNLSEIIVVLGHEAKEFFSITNRYPVKTVFNENYLQGKCSSIIKGLQSIDCASDMILITAVDQPIDATVINQLIQSLQDSNSLIAIPINNGKRGHPILFSKNIIHALLSIREETQGLRNIIRQYENEIVEAVIDNTLVTQNINTPMDYRKALEITITSKVKEIIQNM, via the coding sequence ATGCAGGTTTCAGCTATTTTGCTGTCTGCAGGATTATCAAGCCGTATGCGCCCGCTCCCACATAAAGGATTGCTTAAATGGAAGGGGAAAACGCTAATCGAACACCAGATCCAAATGCTGCTAAATTCGAATCTGTCAGAAATTATTGTTGTACTTGGACATGAGGCGAAAGAATTTTTTTCCATCACAAATCGTTATCCTGTAAAAACGGTATTTAACGAGAACTATCTTCAAGGAAAATGTTCTTCTATCATAAAAGGTCTTCAATCGATAGATTGCGCCTCTGACATGATATTAATTACAGCAGTTGATCAGCCAATTGATGCAACTGTAATTAATCAGCTTATTCAATCACTTCAAGATTCTAATAGCTTAATTGCCATACCCATAAATAATGGGAAAAGAGGCCACCCTATACTATTCTCAAAAAATATTATTCATGCTCTTCTTTCCATTCGGGAAGAGACGCAGGGACTGCGTAATATTATTCGCCAATATGAAAATGAAATTGTGGAGGCTGTCATTGACAATACCCTTGTCACCCAAAATATTAACACTCCAATGGACTACCGAAAGGCTTTAGAGATAACAATAACTTCGAAAGTAAAGGAAATCATTCAGAACATGTAA
- a CDS encoding BMC domain-containing protein: MGEALGLVETKGLVGAVEAADAMVKAANVEICGYEKVGFGLVTVMVRGDVGAVKAATDAGAEAASRVGELVSVHVIPRPHSEVERALLSKTIGE; encoded by the coding sequence ATGGGTGAAGCATTAGGATTAGTAGAAACAAAAGGATTAGTTGGTGCAGTAGAGGCTGCTGATGCAATGGTTAAGGCAGCAAATGTGGAAATTTGCGGATATGAAAAGGTTGGCTTTGGACTTGTAACTGTGATGGTAAGAGGAGATGTAGGGGCTGTTAAAGCAGCAACAGATGCAGGAGCCGAAGCGGCAAGTCGCGTTGGTGAATTAGTATCTGTCCATGTGATTCCTAGACCTCACAGCGAAGTAGAAAGAGCATTATTATCAAAAACGATTGGTGAATAA
- a CDS encoding flavin prenyltransferase UbiX: MGITGASGSLYGYTLIRALHQLGIETHLIVTEMGEKVMQFECGVSMEELKEYATVHSNKNLFASIASGSYLTDGMVIVPCSMNTLGAIANGVGDTLLSRAASVVLKEKRNFIIVPREAPFNLIHLRNMTLLAETGACIMPASPGFYHKPTEIWELANFMVARILDMLNIDHRLLERWGENS; this comes from the coding sequence GTGGGTATTACTGGGGCTAGCGGATCATTGTATGGTTATACTCTGATCCGCGCTCTTCATCAATTAGGAATTGAAACGCACTTAATTGTTACGGAAATGGGAGAAAAGGTAATGCAATTTGAGTGCGGTGTTTCGATGGAGGAGCTTAAGGAGTACGCCACTGTCCATAGTAATAAGAATTTATTTGCATCGATAGCAAGCGGGTCCTATTTGACAGACGGTATGGTTATAGTCCCTTGCTCCATGAATACTCTTGGAGCCATTGCGAATGGTGTCGGGGATACATTGCTAAGCAGAGCGGCGAGTGTGGTTTTAAAAGAAAAACGAAATTTTATTATCGTTCCAAGGGAAGCCCCATTTAATCTAATACACTTACGGAATATGACACTGCTTGCTGAGACAGGTGCATGTATCATGCCAGCCTCTCCAGGTTTCTATCATAAGCCAACAGAAATATGGGAGCTGGCCAACTTCATGGTAGCCCGAATTTTAGACATGCTTAATATTGATCATCGATTGCTGGAAAGGTGGGGAGAAAATTCATGA
- a CDS encoding xanthine dehydrogenase family protein subunit M yields MLVSEIDVISPVTLTECLTIISNKDKDSRLIAGGTDAVVRMKDGKWRPETWININGLRELRYIHEKEGEIHIGPLTTHTDIVHSTLLQEKADVLVQASREVGAIQMQNIGTIGGNIGTASPAGDTIPALFVLNAVLELSALNNKRLVPIEEFFIGPGRTVLKDNEMITKIIIQPQDENEIGIFQKLGPRKAQSISIVNVAISLLMGEGRQVLSGKIAFGSVAPTIIRAKKCESIMTLNPLTDELIQNIAKIAWKEVMPITDTRATAQYRRDMASALLERGLYRLIRRWENK; encoded by the coding sequence ATGCTAGTATCAGAAATTGACGTAATTTCTCCAGTTACATTAACGGAATGTCTTACGATTATTTCTAATAAAGACAAAGATTCTAGACTCATAGCTGGAGGAACGGATGCAGTTGTCCGAATGAAGGATGGAAAATGGCGTCCAGAAACATGGATTAATATTAATGGTTTAAGGGAATTGAGATACATCCATGAAAAGGAAGGAGAAATTCACATTGGACCGTTAACAACACATACAGATATCGTCCACTCCACCTTGCTCCAAGAAAAAGCAGATGTGCTTGTACAAGCGTCCAGAGAAGTTGGAGCGATTCAGATGCAAAACATCGGAACGATCGGTGGAAATATTGGTACCGCCTCCCCTGCCGGAGATACGATTCCAGCACTATTTGTGTTAAATGCGGTGTTGGAGCTTAGCGCTTTAAACAATAAACGGCTCGTTCCAATTGAAGAATTTTTTATCGGGCCAGGAAGAACCGTCCTGAAGGATAACGAAATGATTACAAAAATTATTATTCAGCCCCAGGATGAAAATGAAATCGGGATATTCCAAAAACTTGGACCGAGAAAAGCTCAATCTATCTCAATTGTAAATGTTGCTATTTCATTATTAATGGGAGAAGGCCGTCAAGTTTTAAGCGGCAAGATTGCCTTCGGTTCTGTTGCCCCAACAATTATTCGTGCAAAAAAATGTGAATCGATTATGACGCTTAATCCATTGACAGATGAATTAATACAAAACATTGCAAAAATAGCTTGGAAAGAGGTTATGCCGATTACAGATACAAGAGCAACAGCCCAGTATCGCCGGGATATGGCAAGCGCCCTTCTAGAACGTGGACTTTATCGACTCATAAGGAGGTGGGAGAATAAATGA